CAGCGGCCCAGGTCTTCGCGCAGGTGCTGACCGCATCCGATAGCACTCCGGAGGATCGGGGGCGGTCGCGCGTCTACTTGGCTGCCTCGCTGCATGCGCTCGGGCGGATGGAGCAGGCGGGGGAACAGCTTGAGCTACTCGCGCGCGAGCACCCGGAGCTGCGGTTGGATGCGGCCCGCTTCCTCCCGGACTTGGTCGCGCTGGCGGAGACCATTCGCCAGCGAGTGGAGTCCGAGCGGAGGGACCTTGAGTTGCGGGCCGAGCGCGAGCGCGTGGCACGTGAGACTCCGCTCCAGCCTTCACTGCAACCGGTCCCCACCACTTCGCCCTCGCTGCCCGTGCTTGGGGCTCGCCTGCGGCCGGAGGCCTTCGGGTTCGCAGATACCCTTGGCTTCCTCGACTCAAGCCAGCGCTCCTGGCGGTGGGGGGCGGGGCTCGCCTATGGCCAGGGAAGTCTGGAGGGCAGCGCGCGCGTGTGGCTTGGCGGTGTGCCCGTCTTCCACGTCCAGGGCGGAGTCCTGTTGGGCCACGGCACCGCCCAGCCCTACCTGGGTCTGCGGGCCGTTCTCATCCCTGGCGGTGGACGTTACGGAGGGGGCGCGGTGGTGGGGGGCCGGGTCTCGCTGCCTGCGGGGTTCGTGGCGCTGATGGATGTGGGCGTCGAGTATCTCCCTGGCGCTGACGACTCCATCCGCCCCCTGGCTCTCACGGCGGTGGTGGGCCTGGGCTTCGACGTGCAACTCCAGTAGCCGAACTCACGAGCAGCAGCACCCACCAGCGGAGCGTCCCCGGAGGTGTTGCAGCCACGGTCGCTGACGAGGAGGTCGTCCGTACCGTCCAGCGGATTGCTGCGGCGATTCAACTCATCACCGATTCCGCCGTGATCCATGTCCCCGTCTCTTGGGTCGGTCTCACCGGAGTCGAAGAGGCCATCGTGGTTCGTGTTCTCGTCACCGTCATCGAGTTCATCTCCGTCAGTGTCGGCCTGCTTCGGATGGGTGGTGGGGGGTCCTCGTCAGGCACGAAGTTGAGCGAGTGGGAATGGGTGCATGCGGGAGCGGTGGCCTGCGTCACGCCAAACTCGGTCCCGTCCGCGAGCCCATCGTTGTCACTGTTCGCGTCTTGTTGGGGTTGGTCTCGCCCAGGTCAACGCGACCGTTGTGGTTTCTGTCCTCGGTGCCATCGGACACACCGCCACCGTCCGTGTCGGCATCCTTCTCTTTCGTGGTGGAGGAGGGGTCCGTGTCGGTGAGAAGACGGACGCGTCAGTGCTCAAGTCGTGGGGGAGAGGCAAAGCCCCGCTCGGTGTCGTCCTGGCGGCTGTCACCATCGGTATCGAGTTTCGTCAGGTCGGTCTCGCCGTCATCCACGGCGCCGTCGTGGTCGGTCTTCTCGGCGGCTCATAGGATAGGCAAGGGGCTGATTGAGTGGGGAGTGAGCCTGCCCTGGGCGCGCGGCACGCGGATCCCACACACTCACTGCCCGAGCGATTGGGGTGGCGGCCTGGCGCTGAAGATGGGCGCATAGCACTCCCCCTGATGTTCGAAGAGCTCGTCCGGGCACGGGGCCGTGAGTTTGTGAGGCCCCCAGCAGGCGCCGACGAGTTCGACCTCGACGCGGCGAGTGCAGGGAGGGCGCTTCTGTCCTTTGAAGGGCTCGCGAGGAAGAGGGCGGGCGAGCACGGATTGCCATTGGGGCGTGGTGTTCTCGAGCCAAGCACTGTAGCGAGGGTCAGGAGTCTCGGTCATCGCCAGGACGTCGTGGCGCATGAGCGGTGGCGGGGCGTTCGCCACAAGCCCCGGGCCGCTCGGAGGTTGGAACACAGGGGCCAGATGAACCAGGGCGAAGAGCAGGGCACCCGCTGCGGCGGCACCCGACAGTCCCAATCCCGGGTGCCACCAGATGCGGCGAGGTCCGGACACGGCGGAGAATGCGCGAGCCATGCGCCCCACGGCCTCGTGTACATCCTCCAGGGTGGACACCAGCGACTCCACCGATTGCCTGTCGGGAGCCACGGACCACGGGGTTTGCTCTACCTCCATAGCGTCGTAGCCAGGTGTGGCCGAGGAGATGATGCGGACCCGCAGATCGGTCAGCGGCCCTGTCCTCTCCTCCTTGCTGGCGGCGGGCTTGAGCACCAGGGCTGGCGCCCCGCTCGTCTCGTGCGTGGCCCGGTAGAGTTCCCCCTGGCTGTACTCGTCCTGCGGCACCTGCTCCTGGAGTTGGTACGGCCCCAGCTGCTCCGCGTCCTCCCAGCGTGACCCGGACTTCTCCTGCTCGTCCATGCGTGCTCCTCACGGGCCTCTCCTCCTGCCCGAGACCCTGATCCGCTACTTGCACAGACCCGAGCCCATGCACCAGGAGGTATGCAGTTTCCCGAGGGGCTCCCTACTGCACAGGAGACGCTTCCGGCGCTCTCGGTAGCGGAGAAGTCACCGTCTCGGTGCCGCCGGGGAGCCGGGCTGGAGCGTGCCGGACGCGCGCTTAGGCCGCCGCGTGCGGGCGCGTTGAAACCGGGAGGCCTGCTGGTTGCGCTGGACCAGGGGGTAGCGGCCGATATATCACTCTGATATATTGGCGTGGAGGAGGCAGTCGTGGCGAGAGAGAGCACCTGTCAGTTCGCCATCCTGGGGATGCTGTGCCGGGAGCCGATGAGCGGATACGACCTGCGTGGCGCCATCGAGCGGTCGGTGGGGCACTTCTGGCAGGAGAGCTACGGCAACCTGTACCCGACGCTGGAGCGGATGGGGGAGGAGGGCCTGGTCGAGCTCGACCGGGAGGAGCACTCGCGGGGCGGACGGGTGCGGAAGGTGTACCGGGTGACGGCGAGCGGGCGGAAGGCGCTCGCGGAGTGGTTGAGGCGGCCGGTGCTACCCCACGTCGAGCGCAACGAGCTGTTGCTCAAGCTCTTCTTCGGAGCCCAGGTGGGGCCGGAGGACTCGCTGGCCCATGTGGAGCGCAGCCGCGCCGAGGCGGAGGGGTTGCTGGCGGCGCTGCGTCTCATCGACGAGGAGGTCCGCCACTCCCGGGAGGGCCACCCGGAGCTGCCCTACTTGCACCTGTCCATCCGCGCGGGGCTGCTCGGACTGGAGGCGCACCTGCGCTGGTGTGACGAGGCTCGAGACGCGTTCCAGCGGCTCGCCCGGACGAAGGTTTCGACGAAGAAGAGGGAAAACGATGAGCGGTCATCCGGATGAAGGAGCGCGGCGCCTGCCGGCGTTCGTGCCGTGGCTCGCCCTGTTGGGGGGAACCGGGCTGTTGATGTTGCTGAACACGGAGTGGGCCCTGCTGCCCGGCTGGCTGATGGGGGCGCTGTTTCTCCTCTTCTCCCGGCAGCGTCGTCCCTGGGTGGGCTTCGTGGGCCTGCTGGTGGCGAACACCGTGGCCGCCGGCGTGGCGAACCTGCAGGTGTTCCCGGGCTCCGCCGCGAGCGCCTTCGGGATGGCCTTCGGTGGAGCCGTGGTCGTCGCGCTGGTGTACCTGGCGGACCGGCTCATCGTGGGGCCGCGGGCCTCCTTCGCGGGGACGCTCTTCCTGCCGGCGGCGATGACGGGGTTGGAGCTCTTCAGCAGCATGGGCAACCCGTTCGGCACCTGGGGTGTGCTGGCCTACACCCAGGCCCGGGCGCCGGTGTTGGTGCAGCTCGTGTCGGTGACGGGGTTGTGGGGCCTGACGTTCGTCATGGCGTGGTTCGCCTCCGTGGCCAACTGGGCCTTCGAGCACCGGGACGAGCGGCGCCGAGTCCTGCCCGGGGTGACGGTGTACGCGGGGGTGTTGGTGGCCATCCTCGCCTTCGGCGCGCTGCGGCTCGCGGGGGCGGGGAGCGTGGGCGAGCGCGTCCGGGTGGCGGGCATCACCGTGGCGGGGGAGGTGGCCAAGGGCCGCGAGGCGGGGCTGTCCCGGCTCATCAAGGGCGAGGCCTTCGGCGACGAGGACTGGCGCGCATTCGCCGAGGCCTCGCGCGCGGCGAACGAGGAGCTGCTGCGCCTGTCGGAGCGGGAGGCCGCGAGTGGGGCGAAGCTCATCCTCTGGTCCGAGGGGAACGCGGTGGTGCTGGCCGGGGAGCTGGAGGCCCTCATCGCGCGGGGGAGCGCACTGGCGCGCGAGCGGGGTGTGTGGCTCGGCATGTCGGTGGGGAGCTTCACGCCCTCGGAGGAGCGGATGCTGCGCAACGAGATCATCCTGGTGGGGCCGGACGGGGCGGTGGCGTGGCGCTACGTGAAGTCCCGGCCGGTGCCGGGTTGGGAGGCGGAGCACTCCATCCCGGGCAGCACGGAGCTGCCGGTGAGCCAGGCCCCGGGAGTGGGGATGCTGGGGGGAGCCATCTGCTTCGACGGGGACTTCCCCGCGGTGTTCGCCAGCGCCTCGGCGCGAGGACTCGAGCTGCTCCTGCTGCCGTCGAGCGACTGGAAGGGCATCAGCCCGCTGCACACGCGGCAGGCGGTGTTCCGCGCGGTGGAGCGGGGCTTCAGCATGGTGCGGCAGGTCAACCAGGGGCTCTCGGTGGCGGTGGACGGCTACGGGCGCGTGTACGGCGAGCTGGACCACTTCACGGCGGAGGAGCGGGTGCTGCGCGCGGAGCTGCCGGTGGGGCGGGTGCCCACGCTCTATGCGCACCTCGGGGACTCGGTGGGGCTGCTCTCCGGGCTGGCCGCGCTGGGGTGGGTGCTCGTGGCCGCCGTCCGCGGGCTCGTCGTGAGGTGGCGAGGCCCCGTCAGGGGAGTCGAGGCGAGCCGGGCCCAGCGGCCAGCGGGGTAGAGGAGGAAGGGGGGCCCTGTCGAGGGGGCGGCTCGGAGCGCCGCACGGGACGGGCATGCGATTGGAGGCCTGACTTCCCAGCGCCAGTTGCCATACCCGGGGCGCGACAACAGCGTTCGAGGTGCGGCTCCCCCTTTTCTGGAACCTGCGCCCATGCGCCCCCTGCTCCGCCTTCCGCCCCGTTTTCGTCGACCTCGAGGCCGGAGCCTGGAGCCTCCACGCCAGGCAGCCCAGGAGGCAGCGCCCCGTGCGGAGCCATCACACCTCGACAGACAGGAGCTCGGGGAAGTGCTCGGCGTCGCGCTCCGGGCCGGACAGGTCATGGTGGAGAGCGGCGCCAACGCCGCCCGGGTGGAGGAGGCCATCATCCGTTTCGGCAACGCGCTCGGCGCCGAGCGGATGGACGTATTCGCCACCCCCAGTGGCATCGTCGTCTCCGCCATCTGCGGAGAGCAGCACCGCACCCGGGTCGTGCGCGTGGTGAAGACCGGGATCGATCTCAATCGCGTGGCCGCCATCAGCAGGCTCGCGGAGCGCGCCAGCTCCGGTGATCTCTCCCGGGCGCGGATCCGGGCGGAGCTGGAGCGCATCGCCACCCAGCCCCGCCTCTACGGGCACCTCACCACCACCGTCTCGGTGGGCGCCGCCTGCGCGGCCTTCGCGCTCCTCTTCGGAGGCTACCCCCTCGAGGCCCTGCTGGCGGGGGGGGCCGCCGTCGTGGGGCAGGCCGTGCGCGAGCTCCTGGTCCGCTGGCACTTCGGCCGGCTGACGATGACCTTCCTGGTGACGGTGCTGGCCGCCAGCTTGGCGCTGCTGGGCTCGCGCCTGCTGAGCGTCCCCGCGCCAGGCCTCGCCATGGCCTCCGCGGTGCTGCTCCTGGTGCCCGGCGTCCTCATGGTCAGCTCCATCGTCGACCTGTTCCGCGGGAACATCCTCTCCGGCATCGTACGGGCCACCTCCGCCGTGCTCATCATCGGCACCATCGCGGGCGGACTGTTCGTGGTGCTGCTCCTCTCCGCGCCCCACCTGGCGCTCACCACCCGGACGCCGCCCCCCCTGTGGGCCGCCACGCTGCTGGGATTCGTCGCCGCCCTCGGTTTCGCCGTGCTCTTCGACGTACCCCGCCGCACGCTGTGGGGGAGCGGTCTCACCGGGGCCATGGGCCTCGCCATGCGCAACGGCCTGCTACTGCTCTTCCCCGGCGTGCCGCACGAGGCCGCCATGCTCTTCGCCGGGTTCGTCATCGCCCTGGTGTCCAGGGTCATCGCGCACGTCATGCGCACGCCCACCGGCATCTTCACCATCCCCGGCTTCATCCCGCTCGTCCCCGGCGTGCTGGCCTTCCGCGCCGTGTTGGGGTTCGCCGAGCAGGACTACTCCGCTGGCACCAGCAACCTGGTGCAGGTCACCTTGCGGCTGGCCGCACTCGCCGCCGGGCTTGGCACCGCCCAGGCGCTCACCCGGCACGGGTGGTGGCCCTTCGCCCGGTAGCTCGCGGCTCCGCCTATACGCCGGCCGGCTCTTCCATCTCCGTCCCTGCGGTGAGCCGCTCCAGCAGGGCCCTCGCGGCCTGGAAGTCGTGGGCGTCCTGGCGCAGGTCGAACCGCTCGCCGAGCCGCTCCAGCAGCCGCCGGGCCTTCTCCGGCGCTCCATTCTCCAGCAGCAGGCGCGCCAGGCCCACCGACGTGCGCACCTCGAACGTGCCCGCCTCCTGCTGGCGCGCCACCGCCAGGGCCCGGAAGAAGCAATACCGCGCCTCGTGCGCCTTCCCGCGCGCTCTCAGGAGCTCTCCCCGGAGGCGATGCAGCTCGGCTTCGTAGACGCGCTCGCCCGTCTTCTTCACTCCGGCCAGTCCCGCTTGCACCGTCTGGAGCCCCAGCCCGGTCTGGCCCAGCTTCAGGTGGATCTCCGTGAGCAGGCTCGAGGTGTAGCTACTTCCCAGACGGATGCCGAAGGCCCGCCAGCGCTCGAGCTCCCGTTGGAAGAGCTCCAGTCCCTCCCGGGGCTGTCCCAGCTCGGACAGTGCCCAGCCCCGGAGGCTGGACGACCACACCCTCCACAGCTCGTAGCTGCGCTCGCTGGCGAGCGAGATGGCGCGCTCGGCCCACTTCAGGGCGCTCGCGGTCTCCCCGCGTATGCCGTAGGCCACGGCCGTGTACGTCAGGGTATAGGCGAGCGTGTGGGGGTGGCCGAGCTTCTCCGCCTGTTCCAGGGCCAGCTCGCTGTAGCGCCGGGCCTGCTCCGGCCTTCCCATCAGCGAGAGGGCCACGGGCGCGTAGACCAGGGCGGCGACGCGCGGGTCGACCCATTGCAACTCGGCCTGGAAGTAGGACGGCTCGTGGCCGGCCTGGGTGCGGTAGCTCACCGCGCGCTCCGCGTACTCCATTGCAGCGCGAGCCCTGCCCCTCATGAGGAGGTCGTAGGCCATGAAACGGTAGCCCTGCGTGAGCAACTCGGGGCTGGAGTGGCGCTCGCCCAGACGCACCAGCCTCTCTCCCAGCGCATGACACCGAGAGATCTCCGCCCGTGCGTAGTGCCAGGAGAACATTCCCCCATAGGACAGTTGTTGTGGCGGGAGCGCATCGCCCAGCTGCTCGAACAGCTCCCAGATCCGCGTGTAGGTCCGCTCCGCCTCGGGCGAGCCGAAGCCCTGTTGCTGATAGAGGGGTGGACCCAGGGCCAGGAGGATGCGCAACTCCTCGGTGGCTCGTTGGCTGGCATCCGGCAGACCGCGCAGCAGGGTCAACGCCTGGGTGAGGTGTGCCACCGCCTCCTGTCCGGCGGAGCGCGTCTGGGCGAGCTGCCCGGCACGCAGCCACCACGAGATGGCCTCCTCGTGATTCCCCGCCGCCGTGAGGTGGTGGGCGATGAGCTCGGGGCACGACTCCACCTCGTGGCCGAAGCGCTCCAGCAGGACGCGGGCGAGGCGCCGGTGGTAGTGCCGCCGCTCGCGCCAGGACAGGGACGCGTAGGCCGCCTCCTGGAGGAGCGCATGACGGAACCGGAACATGGGCTCTCGGGCTCGCGTCGGCTCCCGATGTTCCTGGAACAACCCCCCTCGAATCAGCCCGGCGAGCTCCCGCTTCAGCAGGGACTCGTCGGCCCTCGTGAGCACCAGGAGGAGGGAGAGGGAGAAGTCGCGCCCCACCACCGAGCACATCCGGACCAGGGCCCGCTGGCGCGTGGGAATCAGATCCAGCCGCGCCAGGAGCAGCTCGTGGAGGGTGGCCGGGAGGGTGCCCGGCAGCTCCGGCCGGCCGCCCCGCTCCAGCACCATGCGCATCATCTCCTCGATGAAGAGCGGAATGCCATCCGATCTCCTCGCCAGCTCGTGGACCAGCTCCGTTGGCAGTGCCTTGCCG
This is a stretch of genomic DNA from Archangium violaceum. It encodes these proteins:
- a CDS encoding nitrilase-related carbon-nitrogen hydrolase, which encodes MSGHPDEGARRLPAFVPWLALLGGTGLLMLLNTEWALLPGWLMGALFLLFSRQRRPWVGFVGLLVANTVAAGVANLQVFPGSAASAFGMAFGGAVVVALVYLADRLIVGPRASFAGTLFLPAAMTGLELFSSMGNPFGTWGVLAYTQARAPVLVQLVSVTGLWGLTFVMAWFASVANWAFEHRDERRRVLPGVTVYAGVLVAILAFGALRLAGAGSVGERVRVAGITVAGEVAKGREAGLSRLIKGEAFGDEDWRAFAEASRAANEELLRLSEREAASGAKLILWSEGNAVVLAGELEALIARGSALARERGVWLGMSVGSFTPSEERMLRNEIILVGPDGAVAWRYVKSRPVPGWEAEHSIPGSTELPVSQAPGVGMLGGAICFDGDFPAVFASASARGLELLLLPSSDWKGISPLHTRQAVFRAVERGFSMVRQVNQGLSVAVDGYGRVYGELDHFTAEERVLRAELPVGRVPTLYAHLGDSVGLLSGLAALGWVLVAAVRGLVVRWRGPVRGVEASRAQRPAG
- a CDS encoding tetratricopeptide repeat protein → MSLNSLLVLLVLLSSLPVRAATTGLQLYESGEYEAAAQVFAQVLTASDSTPEDRGRSRVYLAASLHALGRMEQAGEQLELLAREHPELRLDAARFLPDLVALAETIRQRVESERRDLELRAERERVARETPLQPSLQPVPTTSPSLPVLGARLRPEAFGFADTLGFLDSSQRSWRWGAGLAYGQGSLEGSARVWLGGVPVFHVQGGVLLGHGTAQPYLGLRAVLIPGGGRYGGGAVVGGRVSLPAGFVALMDVGVEYLPGADDSIRPLALTAVVGLGFDVQLQ
- a CDS encoding threonine/serine ThrE exporter family protein; translation: MLGVALRAGQVMVESGANAARVEEAIIRFGNALGAERMDVFATPSGIVVSAICGEQHRTRVVRVVKTGIDLNRVAAISRLAERASSGDLSRARIRAELERIATQPRLYGHLTTTVSVGAACAAFALLFGGYPLEALLAGGAAVVGQAVRELLVRWHFGRLTMTFLVTVLAASLALLGSRLLSVPAPGLAMASAVLLLVPGVLMVSSIVDLFRGNILSGIVRATSAVLIIGTIAGGLFVVLLLSAPHLALTTRTPPPLWAATLLGFVAALGFAVLFDVPRRTLWGSGLTGAMGLAMRNGLLLLFPGVPHEAAMLFAGFVIALVSRVIAHVMRTPTGIFTIPGFIPLVPGVLAFRAVLGFAEQDYSAGTSNLVQVTLRLAALAAGLGTAQALTRHGWWPFAR
- a CDS encoding PadR family transcriptional regulator — its product is MARESTCQFAILGMLCREPMSGYDLRGAIERSVGHFWQESYGNLYPTLERMGEEGLVELDREEHSRGGRVRKVYRVTASGRKALAEWLRRPVLPHVERNELLLKLFFGAQVGPEDSLAHVERSRAEAEGLLAALRLIDEEVRHSREGHPELPYLHLSIRAGLLGLEAHLRWCDEARDAFQRLARTKVSTKKRENDERSSG